The Thermoleophilum album genome includes a window with the following:
- a CDS encoding magnesium transporter CorA family protein, producing the protein MPSVPRPRMRRARRARLAAGATPSAAAKAEPNIQQVSHGGLRWINIERPGPLERAWLQEHFSFHPLDYEDIASRNQRPKIDEYPDYLFIVLHFPVFDKTVGRLNAAELDIFVGPDYVITLPKQPIPPVSYLFERCSTNAEFRANLLSKGPGYLLYRIVDDAIDYCFPMLRKMGNKLERIEEDIFEGRSQEIVRDISNAKQEIINFRKIIRPQRAVLNDLERTKHRFLTGDLEIYFDDIVDASERIWDVLENYKEVIEALESTNESVISHRVNDILLVLTAISVIVLPLTLVASIFGMNVGLPGGGDPAQGASTSFWIIIGSMVVMLAGMLAYFKHRRWL; encoded by the coding sequence ATGCCGAGCGTGCCGAGACCACGTATGCGCCGCGCGCGCCGCGCGAGACTCGCCGCCGGCGCGACCCCAAGCGCTGCCGCTAAGGCGGAGCCGAACATCCAGCAGGTCTCGCACGGGGGCCTGCGTTGGATCAACATCGAACGCCCGGGCCCGCTCGAGCGCGCTTGGCTCCAGGAACACTTCTCGTTCCATCCGCTCGATTACGAAGACATCGCGTCGCGCAACCAGCGGCCGAAGATCGACGAGTACCCGGACTACTTGTTCATCGTCCTGCACTTCCCAGTCTTCGACAAGACCGTCGGTCGTCTCAACGCAGCCGAGCTCGACATCTTCGTGGGACCCGACTACGTCATCACGCTACCCAAGCAGCCGATACCGCCGGTCTCCTACCTCTTCGAGCGATGCAGCACGAACGCGGAGTTCCGAGCCAATCTGTTGTCGAAGGGTCCTGGGTACCTGCTCTATCGAATCGTTGACGATGCCATCGACTACTGCTTCCCGATGCTGCGCAAGATGGGTAACAAGCTCGAGCGCATTGAAGAGGACATCTTCGAAGGCCGCTCTCAAGAGATCGTTCGCGACATTTCGAATGCCAAACAAGAGATCATCAACTTCCGCAAGATAATCCGACCTCAGCGTGCTGTGCTCAACGACCTGGAACGCACCAAGCATCGCTTCTTGACAGGCGACCTCGAAATCTACTTCGACGACATTGTCGACGCCTCGGAACGTATTTGGGACGTGCTCGAAAACTACAAGGAAGTGATCGAAGCGCTCGAATCGACCAACGAATCGGTCATCTCGCACCGCGTGAACGACATCCTGCTGGTGCTCACTGCGATCAGCGTGATCGTTCTGCCGCTGACGCTCGTCGCCAGCATCTTCGGCATGAACGTCGGGCTTCCAGGCGGCGGTGACCCTGCCCAAGGAGCATCGACGAGCTTCTGGATCATCATCGGCTCGATGGTCGTGATGCTGGCTGGCATGCTCGCCTACTTCAAACACCGGCGCTGGCTGTGA
- the thrC gene encoding threonine synthase: protein MAVEALRCKECGERYRLDARYVCERCFGPLEVQYDLRALDAEAVRQRIAAGPPSIWRYVDLLPFAEPPESPLPVGMTPLVRADRLAERLGLGEVWVKNDAANPTHSFKDRVVAVAIAKARELGYDVVACASTGNLAQAVAAHAAAAGLEAYVFIPADLEREKVLAAGIYGAKIVAVEGTYDDVNRLCTELSAERDWAFVNVNVRPYYAEGSKTLGYEIAEQLGFELPDRVVCPIASGSMFTKIARAFDELVELGLVAPRGERGPIFCGAQAAGCAPVAQAFANGWEVCKPVKPNTIAKSLAIGNPADGPYALELARRTGGTIEAVSDEEIVEGIALLAETTGIFPETAGGVTVAVLRKLAERGAIARDERVVVLNTGEGLKTLDAAEAAVTVTRIEPRLEAFERAFGLAEALTR, encoded by the coding sequence ATGGCCGTCGAGGCGCTGCGGTGCAAGGAGTGTGGAGAGAGGTATCGGCTCGATGCGCGCTACGTCTGCGAGCGCTGCTTCGGGCCACTCGAGGTCCAATACGACTTGCGTGCTCTTGACGCCGAGGCGGTGCGGCAACGGATCGCTGCCGGTCCCCCTTCGATCTGGCGCTACGTCGACCTCTTGCCGTTCGCAGAGCCCCCGGAAAGCCCGCTGCCGGTAGGCATGACACCGCTGGTGCGCGCCGACCGGCTGGCCGAGCGACTCGGACTGGGGGAGGTCTGGGTCAAGAACGACGCGGCCAATCCCACCCACTCTTTCAAGGATCGAGTGGTGGCGGTGGCAATCGCGAAGGCTCGTGAGCTCGGTTACGACGTCGTCGCTTGCGCCTCCACTGGAAACCTCGCGCAGGCGGTCGCCGCGCACGCAGCCGCCGCCGGACTCGAGGCTTACGTCTTCATTCCCGCCGACCTCGAGCGGGAGAAAGTGCTCGCGGCCGGGATCTACGGAGCGAAGATCGTCGCCGTCGAAGGCACCTACGACGACGTCAACCGCCTCTGCACCGAGCTTTCGGCGGAGCGCGATTGGGCGTTCGTGAACGTCAACGTGCGGCCGTACTACGCCGAAGGTTCGAAGACGCTCGGCTACGAAATCGCGGAGCAGCTCGGCTTCGAACTACCCGACCGGGTTGTCTGTCCGATCGCCTCCGGCTCGATGTTCACCAAGATCGCCCGTGCCTTCGACGAGCTCGTCGAGCTTGGTCTGGTTGCACCGCGCGGCGAGCGCGGCCCGATCTTCTGTGGTGCCCAAGCCGCAGGGTGCGCTCCCGTCGCCCAGGCCTTCGCTAACGGCTGGGAGGTCTGCAAGCCGGTGAAACCGAACACGATCGCCAAGTCGCTGGCGATCGGCAACCCCGCAGACGGGCCTTACGCGCTGGAGCTCGCGCGACGCACGGGGGGCACGATCGAGGCCGTGAGCGACGAAGAGATCGTCGAGGGCATCGCGCTGCTCGCCGAGACCACCGGCATCTTCCCGGAGACGGCCGGTGGCGTGACCGTCGCCGTGCTCCGCAAGCTCGCCGAGCGGGGAGCGATCGCTCGCGACGAGCGGGTCGTGGTGCTCAACACCGGCGAAGGGCTGAAGACCCTCGATGCCGCCGAGGCAGCGGTGACGGTTACCCGGATCGAACCGCGCTTGGAGGCGTTCGAGCGCGCGTTCGGACTGGCCGAGGCGCTTACCCGCTGA
- a CDS encoding ubiquitin-like small modifier protein 1, protein MGVTVKIPTQLRSVTGGEAEAVVEGAGTVGEVLDRLYERYEGLKERISDDGDLRRFVNVYVGGEDIRFLDGLDTPVEDGDEVTILPAVAGGR, encoded by the coding sequence ATGGGCGTGACGGTGAAGATTCCGACGCAGCTCCGTTCGGTAACCGGCGGTGAAGCGGAGGCCGTGGTCGAGGGAGCGGGAACGGTAGGCGAGGTCCTCGATCGTCTCTACGAGCGTTACGAGGGGCTCAAGGAGCGCATCTCCGACGACGGCGACCTGCGCCGTTTCGTGAACGTCTACGTCGGCGGCGAGGACATCCGCTTCCTCGATGGACTCGACACACCCGTCGAGGACGGCGACGAGGTGACGATCCTGCCGGCCGTCGCGGGCGGTCGCTGA
- a CDS encoding NAD-dependent epimerase/dehydratase family protein yields the protein MPAPSRAFPGSASPFAGATAFVTGGQGFVGAHLCERLLAEGARVVVPRRDVHPDSRFRREGVEARCDLVDCDLADFASLQRVLAEEGVELVFHLAAQTIVGTANRAPLSTFESNVRGTWLLLEACRSVSDQLRGVVVASSDKAYGQAEQLPYTEDTPLQPRYPYDVSKACADLIARSYAATFGLPVAVLRLANIYGPGDLNWSRIVPETCRALAEGRRPVLRSDGSPRRDFLHVADAVEAYLAVARSLTVPGLAGRAWNAGSGRPLAVIELVERLIELAGNSIAPEVRGAGTPRGEIDEQWLDSRAIASELGWRPQVELDAGLASTYQWYRAFLAEKATAASA from the coding sequence GTGCCGGCGCCGTCGCGCGCCTTCCCTGGCAGCGCCTCGCCGTTCGCCGGGGCGACCGCGTTCGTAACCGGCGGCCAGGGGTTCGTCGGGGCCCACCTCTGCGAGCGCCTGTTGGCGGAGGGCGCACGGGTGGTCGTTCCGCGCCGTGACGTTCACCCCGACAGTCGCTTCCGTCGTGAAGGTGTCGAGGCGCGTTGCGACCTCGTCGACTGCGACCTCGCCGACTTCGCGAGCTTGCAGCGGGTGCTGGCGGAGGAGGGTGTCGAGCTGGTCTTCCACTTGGCTGCGCAGACGATCGTCGGCACCGCCAACCGGGCGCCGCTTTCGACCTTCGAGTCGAACGTGCGGGGCACGTGGCTTCTGCTCGAGGCTTGTCGTTCGGTGAGCGACCAGCTGCGCGGGGTAGTCGTGGCTTCCTCCGACAAGGCCTACGGCCAGGCCGAGCAGCTGCCCTACACGGAAGACACGCCGCTTCAGCCGCGCTACCCGTACGACGTCTCGAAAGCATGCGCCGATCTCATCGCGCGCTCTTACGCCGCCACCTTCGGACTGCCGGTCGCGGTCCTGCGCCTGGCCAACATCTACGGCCCCGGCGACCTCAATTGGTCGCGGATCGTTCCCGAGACCTGTCGCGCGCTGGCCGAGGGCCGGCGGCCGGTGCTGCGCTCGGATGGTTCACCGCGGCGCGACTTCTTGCACGTGGCCGACGCGGTCGAGGCGTACCTGGCGGTCGCCCGCTCGCTCACCGTTCCGGGATTAGCCGGACGCGCCTGGAACGCCGGCTCCGGGCGGCCGCTTGCCGTCATCGAGTTGGTCGAGCGGCTGATCGAGCTAGCTGGTAACTCAATTGCCCCCGAGGTACGCGGTGCCGGCACGCCGCGCGGCGAGATCGACGAGCAGTGGCTCGACTCGCGGGCGATCGCCAGCGAGCTCGGCTGGCGACCGCAAGTGGAGCTCGACGCCGGTCTCGCCAGCACCTACCAGTGGTACCGGGCGTTCCTCGCGGAGAAAGCCACCGCCGCCTCCGCCTAA
- a CDS encoding zinc finger domain-containing protein, translated as MRKAIAQTPRLAVAARDRAASRQILSPEWRDDGSATSSVRREARASVDQRVFTRALAVECPTCGMRAGTPCVPASLTEPHLARLMRGAAASRELPENRLQSCE; from the coding sequence ATGAGAAAAGCGATCGCACAGACGCCGCGGCTCGCCGTCGCTGCCCGCGACCGAGCCGCAAGCCGCCAGATCCTCTCGCCAGAGTGGCGCGACGACGGCTCCGCCACCAGCTCGGTGCGACGCGAGGCGCGCGCCAGCGTCGACCAAAGGGTGTTCACCCGTGCGCTCGCCGTCGAGTGTCCGACCTGCGGCATGCGCGCGGGCACGCCGTGCGTCCCAGCATCCCTAACTGAACCGCATCTCGCACGGCTGATGCGGGGGGCGGCGGCTTCCCGCGAGCTTCCAGAAAACCGGCTCCAGTCGTGTGAATAG
- the rnz gene encoding ribonuclease Z produces the protein MDLELTFLGTAGSAPTARRGLPAFLVRRGGYRLLIDCGEGTQRQLIRSEGLVELPEVLITHLHADHVLGLPGLLKTWSLMDRQTPLVVRGPRGLRELMRAFGRVVGLTRLGYELEIEELDAPVELPRDGWRVGAFPVEHGVPALGYAIVEDDRPGRFDPERARALGVQPGPDFGRLQRGEPVCGSTGEVRPEQVMGPPRPGRKLVFSGDTRPCEFLRAAAWRCDVLVHEATFVHEDAQRAAETGHATAREAAELAAACEVRMLALTHLSPRYPPRVLEEEARALFPSTVVPRDLDRLVVPFPERGRPTLVGRREEPGSRDDETVELVQGA, from the coding sequence GTGGACCTCGAGCTCACTTTCTTGGGCACCGCCGGCTCGGCGCCGACCGCGCGGCGCGGTCTCCCCGCCTTTTTAGTGCGACGTGGTGGCTACCGATTGCTGATCGATTGCGGTGAGGGCACGCAGCGGCAACTGATTCGCTCGGAGGGGCTCGTCGAGCTCCCCGAGGTGTTGATCACGCACCTGCACGCCGACCACGTCTTGGGCTTGCCGGGGCTTCTCAAGACCTGGTCATTGATGGACCGCCAGACTCCGCTGGTGGTACGCGGTCCGCGCGGACTACGCGAGCTAATGCGCGCGTTCGGGCGCGTGGTGGGGCTCACGCGGCTGGGCTACGAGCTCGAGATAGAGGAGCTCGACGCACCGGTCGAGTTGCCGCGCGACGGTTGGCGGGTCGGTGCCTTCCCGGTCGAGCACGGGGTGCCGGCGCTCGGCTACGCGATCGTCGAGGACGACCGGCCGGGCCGCTTCGACCCCGAGCGGGCGCGGGCCTTGGGTGTCCAGCCGGGCCCCGATTTTGGGCGCTTGCAGCGTGGCGAGCCGGTTTGCGGATCGACTGGAGAGGTGCGTCCGGAGCAGGTGATGGGACCGCCACGGCCCGGCCGCAAGCTCGTCTTCAGCGGCGATACCCGTCCCTGCGAATTCCTGCGCGCGGCGGCGTGGCGCTGCGACGTCCTGGTGCACGAAGCAACCTTTGTCCACGAGGACGCCCAGCGCGCAGCGGAGACCGGCCACGCGACTGCGCGCGAGGCCGCCGAGCTGGCAGCTGCCTGCGAGGTGCGGATGCTCGCGCTGACCCATCTTTCGCCCCGCTATCCGCCACGTGTGCTGGAGGAGGAGGCGCGCGCGCTGTTCCCGAGCACGGTCGTTCCGCGTGACCTCGACCGGCTGGTGGTGCCGTTTCCCGAGCGCGGCCGGCCGACGCTGGTGGGGCGCCGCGAGGAGCCGGGTTCGCGCGACGACGAGACGGTCGAGCTCGTCCAGGGCGCCTGA
- the pyrR gene encoding bifunctional pyr operon transcriptional regulator/uracil phosphoribosyltransferase PyrR produces the protein MSEREKVVLDSEDVRRMLVRIAHEIVERNGGDAVAIVGIHPRGVILAQRLRSKVAELVGEPVPLGEIDISFYRDDLTLRGPEHQPTVRDTRIEFPVDRYTTVLVDDVLYTGRTVRAAIEALFDYGRPRRVQLAVVCDRGHRELPIRPDFVGKNLPTSRRERVNVRLAELDGIDEVTIAELAEVGS, from the coding sequence ATCAGCGAGCGCGAAAAAGTCGTCCTCGACAGCGAGGACGTGCGGCGGATGCTCGTGCGCATCGCGCACGAGATCGTCGAACGTAACGGCGGCGACGCCGTCGCCATCGTCGGTATTCACCCGCGCGGCGTCATCCTCGCTCAACGTCTGCGCTCGAAAGTCGCGGAGCTTGTCGGCGAACCGGTGCCTCTCGGGGAGATCGACATCTCCTTCTACCGCGACGACCTGACCCTGCGCGGCCCCGAACACCAGCCGACGGTGCGAGACACGCGCATCGAGTTCCCGGTCGACCGCTACACGACGGTGCTGGTCGACGACGTCCTCTATACGGGCCGCACCGTCAGGGCGGCGATCGAGGCCTTGTTCGACTACGGGCGTCCGCGCCGCGTGCAGCTTGCAGTGGTCTGCGATCGGGGCCATCGCGAGCTGCCGATTCGACCGGACTTCGTCGGCAAGAACCTGCCCACCTCGCGCCGGGAGCGCGTAAACGTGCGGCTCGCCGAGCTCGACGGAATCGACGAGGTGACGATCGCCGAGTTGGCGGAGGTCGGCTCGTGA
- a CDS encoding aspartate carbamoyltransferase catalytic subunit, which yields MSRHLLSIDDLSRADIERLLTRAASFAEVSGREIKKVPTLRGRTVINLFMEPSTRTQSSFELAAKRLSADVVTVKTQGSSVEKGESFKDTVLTLSAYDPAAIVVRSPYAGAALQVAGWTRASVVNAGDGKHEHPTQALLDLFALRSRLGTCEGLNVWIVGDIAHSRVARSGIKAFRKVGCEVTVCGPPTMVPPGIAALGCEVRYDLAGIERADVIYALRVQRERIAGALAPSLREYVERWQIDGRRLRPGQLVMHPGPVNRGVELAAEVCDSPQSLILAQVESGVFVRMAVLYDLLAGPGPSAAAKAPQGDERGAPQPA from the coding sequence GTGAGCCGTCATCTGCTCTCGATCGACGACCTCTCGCGAGCCGACATCGAGCGGCTACTGACGAGGGCGGCGAGCTTCGCCGAGGTCTCCGGCCGCGAGATCAAGAAGGTGCCGACGCTGCGCGGGCGGACCGTCATCAACCTCTTCATGGAGCCCTCCACCCGCACGCAATCGTCGTTCGAGCTCGCTGCCAAGCGCCTCTCGGCGGACGTCGTGACGGTCAAGACCCAAGGGTCCTCAGTCGAAAAGGGCGAGTCCTTCAAGGACACCGTGTTGACGCTTTCGGCCTACGATCCGGCAGCGATCGTGGTGCGTTCGCCGTACGCCGGCGCGGCGCTGCAAGTGGCGGGCTGGACGCGAGCGTCGGTGGTCAACGCCGGCGACGGCAAGCACGAGCACCCGACACAAGCGCTGCTCGACCTCTTCGCGCTGCGCTCCCGTCTTGGTACCTGCGAGGGGCTCAACGTCTGGATCGTCGGCGACATTGCCCACAGCCGCGTCGCGCGTTCGGGCATCAAGGCTTTCCGTAAGGTCGGCTGCGAAGTCACGGTTTGCGGTCCGCCGACGATGGTCCCCCCGGGGATCGCTGCGCTCGGTTGCGAGGTCCGCTACGACCTCGCGGGCATCGAGCGGGCCGACGTCATCTACGCGCTGCGCGTCCAGCGCGAGCGGATCGCCGGGGCGCTTGCGCCATCGCTGCGCGAGTACGTGGAGCGCTGGCAGATCGACGGCCGGCGCCTGCGCCCCGGTCAGCTGGTGATGCACCCGGGGCCGGTCAACCGGGGGGTCGAGTTGGCCGCCGAGGTCTGCGACTCCCCGCAGTCGCTGATCCTCGCCCAAGTCGAGTCCGGAGTGTTCGTACGGATGGCGGTGCTCTACGACCTGCTGGCCGGTCCCGGTCCCTCGGCAGCTGCCAAGGCGCCTCAGGGAGACGAGCGCGGAGCCCCACAACCGGCATGA
- a CDS encoding dihydroorotase, producing the protein MTGEALKLHRHLALRVGAPAELVISRVRALDPSCGVDTVCDLVVRGGRIAELAAPGTAEADAGERIDGDGKCVFPAFVDPHVHLRTPGREDEEDLESGTRAAAAGGFCCVIAMPNTEPVVDSPELIHALRAQAMREARVQVGFAAAITVGQQGERLTDMAALADAGALCLSDDGLPVRSPRLLRQALQYQRLHRVPLALHEEDPELSAGGAMHEGEVALRLGVSGIPSASEATMVARDLLLAELEGGRIHVQHVSARQTLALVEWARERGVAVSCEVTPHHLLLCEDDVADLDTSRKMNPPLRSADDREALIEALRSGAIDCVATDHAPHAAAEKEQPFELAPMGTTGLETAFAVLYDGLVRPGRITLATLVDRLTAGAPLFGIERPTLSVGATANLCLVDLDAEWTVGENGFESRSANNAFLGRKVHGRVLLTTSAGQVAWRDRSILLKEVPA; encoded by the coding sequence ATGACCGGCGAAGCGCTGAAACTCCACCGCCACCTCGCGCTGCGCGTCGGCGCACCGGCGGAGCTGGTGATCAGTCGCGTGCGCGCTCTCGATCCGAGCTGCGGGGTCGACACGGTCTGCGATCTCGTGGTGCGAGGCGGGCGGATCGCCGAGCTCGCAGCACCAGGCACCGCCGAGGCGGACGCCGGGGAACGGATCGACGGAGACGGCAAGTGCGTGTTCCCGGCTTTCGTGGATCCCCACGTGCATTTGCGGACGCCCGGCCGCGAGGACGAAGAAGACCTCGAGTCCGGTACGCGGGCTGCTGCCGCCGGTGGCTTCTGCTGTGTGATCGCGATGCCGAACACCGAGCCGGTGGTCGACAGCCCGGAGTTGATTCACGCGCTGCGGGCGCAGGCGATGCGAGAAGCACGCGTGCAAGTGGGGTTTGCAGCTGCGATCACGGTCGGCCAGCAGGGCGAGCGGCTCACCGACATGGCGGCGCTCGCCGATGCCGGCGCGCTTTGTCTGAGCGATGACGGCCTGCCGGTGCGCTCGCCCCGCCTCCTGCGGCAGGCCCTGCAGTACCAGCGGCTGCATCGCGTGCCGCTGGCGCTCCACGAAGAAGACCCGGAATTGTCCGCCGGCGGCGCTATGCACGAGGGCGAAGTCGCCCTGCGACTGGGCGTTTCGGGCATCCCGAGCGCGAGCGAGGCGACGATGGTCGCGCGCGACTTGTTGCTCGCCGAACTAGAGGGTGGGCGCATCCACGTCCAGCACGTCTCGGCGCGGCAAACGCTGGCGCTTGTCGAGTGGGCACGGGAGCGGGGAGTCGCGGTGAGCTGCGAGGTCACCCCGCATCACTTGCTGCTGTGCGAGGACGACGTCGCGGACCTCGACACCTCTCGCAAAATGAACCCGCCGCTCAGGAGCGCCGACGACCGGGAAGCTCTGATCGAAGCGCTACGCAGCGGCGCCATCGACTGCGTCGCTACGGATCATGCGCCACACGCGGCGGCGGAGAAGGAACAGCCGTTCGAACTCGCCCCGATGGGCACCACCGGCCTTGAGACGGCGTTCGCGGTTCTCTACGACGGCCTGGTGCGCCCCGGCCGGATCACGCTCGCCACGCTGGTCGACCGGCTAACGGCAGGAGCTCCGCTGTTCGGCATCGAACGACCGACGCTCAGCGTCGGCGCGACCGCCAATCTCTGCCTCGTCGATCTCGACGCCGAGTGGACGGTCGGCGAGAACGGCTTCGAGAGCCGCTCCGCGAACAACGCCTTCCTCGGGCGGAAGGTGCACGGTCGGGTGCTGCTCACGACCAGCGCCGGCCAGGTCGCTTGGCGCGACCGCTCGATCCTGCTCAAGGAGGTGCCCGCTTGA
- a CDS encoding isochorismatase family protein, which yields MTAPTMLDRERTALVVVDVQRAFAKAVAEFDRVAQATRKLIQAAHLLELPVVVTEQYPQGLGPTVESVAELLDGDLRLEKRRFAACDAEGFELFGRSQVVLCGIEAHVCVAQTALLLLRRGLEVHLVVDAVASRHERDREVALRRLEQAGVVPQTVESVLFELIRGADHPRFKDVQELVK from the coding sequence TTGACCGCACCGACGATGCTCGATCGCGAGCGCACCGCGCTGGTCGTCGTCGACGTCCAGCGCGCGTTCGCCAAGGCCGTAGCCGAGTTCGACCGCGTCGCACAGGCCACGCGCAAGTTGATCCAGGCGGCGCACCTGCTCGAGCTGCCGGTGGTAGTCACCGAGCAGTACCCGCAAGGCCTGGGGCCGACGGTGGAGTCGGTGGCGGAGCTCCTCGATGGCGATCTGCGCCTCGAAAAGCGGCGCTTCGCGGCGTGCGACGCCGAGGGCTTCGAGCTCTTTGGTCGCTCGCAGGTCGTCCTCTGCGGCATCGAGGCTCACGTCTGTGTCGCTCAGACCGCACTGCTACTGCTGCGTCGAGGCCTCGAAGTGCACCTAGTCGTCGACGCCGTCGCCTCGCGCCACGAGCGCGACCGAGAGGTGGCGCTGCGACGGCTGGAGCAGGCCGGCGTGGTCCCACAGACCGTGGAATCGGTGCTGTTCGAGTTGATCCGCGGTGCTGACCATCCCCGCTTCAAGGACGTGCAGGAGCTCGTCAAGTGA
- the carA gene encoding glutamine-hydrolyzing carbamoyl-phosphate synthase small subunit, with protein MSTVTPAGSAPQPLPRNHGPEGAQPGYLLLEDGTRFDGFSVTHHAPAVGEVVFTTSMSGYQETVTDPSYRGQIVVFTYPLIGNYGVAREHMESDAIHARAVVMREGVDAEDAPCAEGGWLSWLTDCAVPALSGADTRALVRHLRDKGAMRGGVFPAAVSPAEARALIEAEPPMSGRDLVGEVTPQQPFELPPADGVAERAFVAAIDTGIKASIVRNLRERGVRLRLFPAYSSAQELLVANPDAVFLANGPGDPAALDRIVATVRELVGKVPVWGICLGHQLLCRAVGLETFKLPFGHRGANHPVKDLATGRIDITSQNHGFAVLGPRGERRVEGDEPLRWETDFGTAELSQLNLYDRTVEGLVLRDVPAATVQYHPEAGPGPHDAVYQFDRFLEQLIGGSR; from the coding sequence GTGAGCACCGTCACGCCAGCCGGTAGCGCTCCGCAGCCACTGCCCCGTAACCACGGTCCCGAGGGGGCGCAGCCCGGTTACCTGCTGTTGGAGGACGGCACGCGCTTCGACGGCTTCTCCGTCACGCACCACGCGCCAGCGGTCGGCGAGGTCGTCTTCACGACCTCGATGAGCGGTTATCAGGAGACCGTCACGGACCCGAGCTACCGCGGGCAGATCGTCGTTTTCACCTATCCGCTGATCGGTAACTACGGGGTCGCGCGCGAACACATGGAATCCGACGCCATCCACGCCCGTGCGGTCGTGATGCGGGAAGGCGTTGATGCCGAGGACGCGCCTTGCGCCGAGGGCGGCTGGCTCAGCTGGCTGACGGATTGCGCGGTACCGGCCCTCTCCGGCGCCGACACCCGCGCGCTGGTTCGCCACCTGCGCGACAAAGGTGCGATGCGGGGAGGCGTGTTCCCCGCAGCGGTGTCGCCCGCCGAGGCCCGCGCCTTGATCGAAGCGGAGCCGCCGATGAGCGGACGTGACCTCGTCGGCGAGGTCACCCCGCAGCAGCCGTTCGAGCTGCCGCCCGCCGACGGCGTCGCGGAGCGCGCCTTCGTAGCCGCGATCGACACCGGAATCAAGGCCTCGATCGTCCGCAACCTCCGCGAGCGGGGGGTTCGCTTGCGGCTCTTCCCGGCCTACAGCTCGGCCCAAGAGTTGTTGGTCGCGAACCCCGACGCAGTCTTCCTGGCCAACGGTCCCGGCGACCCGGCCGCGCTCGATCGCATCGTCGCGACCGTCCGGGAGCTGGTGGGGAAGGTGCCGGTGTGGGGCATCTGCCTTGGTCACCAACTGCTCTGCCGAGCGGTCGGGCTGGAGACGTTCAAGCTGCCGTTCGGTCATCGCGGCGCCAACCACCCGGTCAAGGATCTCGCCACCGGTCGCATCGACATCACTTCCCAAAACCACGGCTTCGCGGTGCTCGGTCCGCGCGGCGAGCGGCGGGTCGAGGGCGACGAGCCGCTGCGTTGGGAGACCGACTTCGGAACCGCCGAGCTTTCGCAGCTCAACCTCTACGACCGCACGGTCGAGGGGTTGGTACTGCGCGACGTGCCGGCCGCCACCGTTCAGTACCACCCCGAGGCCGGGCCGGGTCCACACGACGCCGTGTACCAGTTCGACCGTTTCCTCGAACAGCTCATCGGAGGTAGCCGCTAG